GTAGATGATTGCTTAGCTACTCTAGCTCTAATTCAAGTAATGGCATCTGAAGAATTAATAAATTTAGAAGCTTCGTTTCAAAGCTATCTACATAGATAGATCCAAGCCTCGGTGATAGAAGCTAAGTTAATAAATTTAAATTTTCATAGAATTTTGTTTAAAACATATCAGACAAAAGAAGCACCCCAAAACATTGAGTCTCCCTAATTAAAAGGCGATCGCTCTTTAATCATCGCGCTTAACCTCTTCAACAATTACATTAAATCCTTCCCATTCCTGTACAGTGAAACCTTCGTTAACTTCCTCTGGAAATCTAATTGCCATTTTCTCCCAGGCTTCTTCGGCACTATTAGCTTTTACATAATGTCCTTGCCTAGCAGTTACGTCGTTATGACCAAGGCATTCATGGGTATAAAGCGCGTTACGAGTGCAGCGGTACTCTTTTTCCATAGTTAATTGTGGTTTCTATTGTGCTAACAACATAATACGCACAAATTTTGCAGACCAATGGTTGACAAAAACCTCAATTATTACGCTAACAAGTTCGCTAAGTTACGAGTACACCGCGCTCATGGTGCGATCGCCCCACATAAACCCATACTGCTGCTATCTGTTATCGAACTCATCGAACAAGGTCTGTTATCGCGAAACCAAATTTCTTTGAGCGCTGAACTTATTGCTGCTTTTCTGAAGCTGTGGCAATACCTAGGCTCGACAACCCACAACGCCGATATAGGGTTGCCGTTTTTTCACCTTCAAAGCGGTAGATTTTGGCATTTCAAACCTAATCCTGGCTTTGAAGCCGTGTTATCCTCTGGAGTTAAGGTGAGATCGGTAGGTATAATTCGGCAAGTATTTGAGTATGCTTACTTAGATGAAGAACTATTTGAAATCTTGCAACAACCATCATTGAGAAGTGTGTTGACTAAGGTGTTGTTAGATACTTGGTTTGCTGACAAGATGCAGCAGGTACAGGAGGCTTTTCGTATCGATGCGTTCGCAGAGTTGCAACAGGAATTTTTAGCAACTGGGGGGAAGATTTATCAACCGGATGAATTGAAGAATGAAACGAAGTTAGTTGCTAGAGATGCTACCTTTCGTCGAGTTATTGTTTCCGTCTACGAATACCGCTGTGCTTTCTGTGGATTGCAGATATTAAGTTCTTTGGGACAAAACATTGTAGACGGTTCGCACATCATGCCCTTTTCTCAGTTCTACGACGACCGAATTGATAACGGTTTATCACTTTGTAAAAACCACCACTGGGCATTTGACCGAGGCTGGTTTAGTGTCAGCGATGAGTTTACCCTTTTAGTACAAGATGACTTGCGCGAGGATGCACCTAATTGCAAGCCTATGCAACAGTTTAAGGGCAATCGCATTCATCTACCCACTCAGCAACAATACTACCCGCGCCTAGAAGCT
This genomic interval from Chroococcidiopsis sp. TS-821 contains the following:
- a CDS encoding HNH endonuclease, whose product is MVDKNLNYYANKFAKLRVHRAHGAIAPHKPILLLSVIELIEQGLLSRNQISLSAELIAAFLKLWQYLGSTTHNADIGLPFFHLQSGRFWHFKPNPGFEAVLSSGVKVRSVGIIRQVFEYAYLDEELFEILQQPSLRSVLTKVLLDTWFADKMQQVQEAFRIDAFAELQQEFLATGGKIYQPDELKNETKLVARDATFRRVIVSVYEYRCAFCGLQILSSLGQNIVDGSHIMPFSQFYDDRIDNGLSLCKNHHWAFDRGWFSVSDEFTLLVQDDLREDAPNCKPMQQFKGNRIHLPTQQQYYPRLEALRWHRQHIFGAA